The Terriglobus sp. TAA 43 sequence GTGGCTGCGGACATGACATGGCTGGCGCAGATCGCCGATCGTTGGGGAGCTATCGAAGACAAGCCCAACGTAGTAACGCTCAGCCACCACTACTACTGGAGCGGGCCGCCATCGAACCCGGACGCAACGATAGAGAATCTGCTGAAGCCCGATGCGAAGGTCGCTGAAGATGCTACAGCAGCAAAGGCAGCAGCCACGAAGATCGGCGCGTCTGTGACGTACCGAATGACCGAAGGCAACACAGTCTATCGCGGCGGCAAGCCCGGCGTAAGTGATGTGTTCGCCGCGGCGCTCTGGGGTGCCGAGTACCTCTTCCTACTGATGCAGGCGGGTTATTGCGGTGTCAATCTGCACGGTGGTTCTGGCCATGCGCAGGCAGTCAGTGTCGGCGGAGTGTTTCACGGCGAGGCGCTCATGAAAGATTCCACGGTGCCTCACCCCAAGCCTTTCTATACTCCCATCGCCAACGAAGGCACGCTGGCTGGCGCAGGTGTGGATGGCAAGCTGAGCAACAAGTTCCTGCTGGAGCCCGTGGGATACGGTATGAAGTTTGCCGCCGCATTTCAAGGCGTCACCATGCTGCCGGTAACGCTAGATGCAGGCAAAATAAATATCACCGCGTACGCCGGCAAACGCACGGATGGCAAGACGATCGTAGCCATTCTGAACAAGGAAGCCGCGACACCGGTTCGCATTACCGCGCCCTACTTCGACACGATTCAGATACTCGTTGCGCCCGCGCTGGATGCGCACGAGGCGCATGTGAATACCGTAGTAAGCGAGACCAGCAGCCGAAGAACAACAGAAGGCCAGGTGTTTACCCTGCCGCCGCACATGGCGACATTGATCGTGCTGCATTGATGCCAAGCGTTGAGGGAAGCAGGTAAGCTGACTGCATGGTTTCGCATGTCGATCGCCGCAGCTTTCTACGTAATTCCGCCACGCTTGCCGCAGGAGCACCTTTTATTGCAAAGACAGATCTCCTTGCGCAGTACACGAAGCGCGATCTGACTCAGCGCCCTGCAGAGAGTGAACGGCTGTTTCGTTCGCAGGCCGTGGAAGATGCGATCGTATCCGTAAGCCGCGGTATCGCCGATCCGCAGTTACGCACCATCTTTGCGAACTGCCTTCCCAATACCCTGGACACTACAGTGTTTCCCGGCACACGCGACGGCAAGCCGGATACATTCGTGATCACTGGCGACATTGACGCGCTGTGGCTGCGCGATTCTTCCGCACAGATGCATCCGTATCTGCAGTTTGCAAAGAGCGATGCGAAGCTGGCGACGGTTATTGAAGGCCTGATCCATCGCCATGCGATGTGCATCTTGCTCGATCCATACGCGAATGCGTTTCGTCGCAATCCGACGGATAAGCCGCTGGATTGGGCCGTGCAAGATGCAACCGATCATAAGCCCGGCGTGGGCGAACGTAAGTGGGAAGTGGATTCGTTGTGCTACCCCATCCGCCTGGCACATGGGTATTGGAAGTCCACAGGCAGCACAGCAGCATTCGATACCGAATGGATTGCAGCGATGCAGCTTGTGGTGAAGACTTTCCGCGAGCAGCAACGCCTGCATGATCGTGGACCGTATCACTTTCAACGTCGTGCAGAAAATCCGACGGACTCCGTGATCCTGAGCGGCTATGGCGCACCGACGAAGCCGAATGGCATGTTGCACTCCATCTTCCGGCCCTCAGACGACGCGTGCACCTATCCGCTCTTTGTTCCTGCAAATCTGTTTGCGGTGACCGCGTTGAACATGCTGGCAGAGATCGCAAAGGCAATTGGCAATACACAACTTGCAAACGATGCTGCCTCGCTATCAGGTGAAGTTGCCGTCGCAACGAAGGCGTATGGGCAATTGAAGCATGCTCGCTTTGGTGAGATGTATGCCTATGAAGTGGATGGATTTGGCAACGTGAACTGGATGGATGATGCCAATGCACCTGGGCTGCTGAGCATTGCGTACCTGACCGGCATTTCGGTGAAGCAGCCGGAGTATCGCAACACGCGGGCTTTTTCGCTGAGCAACAGTAATCCCTATTTCTTCAAGGGATCTGCTGCAGAAGGCGTCGGTGGACCGCATGTGGGCATGGATTACATCTGGCCCATGAGCATCACGATGCGTGCATTGACGAGCACAGAGGATGCGGAAATCCTCAGCTGCCTGAAGATGCTGCGCAACAGCACTGCCGGCACCAACTTCATGCACGAGGCGTTTCACAAGGATGATCCCGCCAAGTTCACGCGACCGTGGTTTGCATGGGCGAACACACTGTTCGGTGAATTAGTGTTGAAGATTCATACGGAACGGCCTGCGCTTCTACGGCAAAGCTTCGCCCAAAAGACCACAGCCGCTTGAGAAGCTGTGTGGCCGCAGCATACACTTTGGTATGAACCTGAAAGAGCGCCGCGACATTGCCCATCTGCATGGACACACGCCGCGTGGCGTTCTCTTCACGCTCGTGGAGATGCGCGGTAGTTCGTCTCATGCTGCAGGGGCGCGTGTTTACACCGTGGAAGATGGCCGAAGAGCGGGCTCTGCATTGGTCGAAGCAGAATTGCTGCAACGCGCTGATTTATTTGCGAATGCGGATGCGCAGATGCATATCGTCAGCGCTGCCGAAGGCACAGAAGCATATCTCTTGAAAGAGTCTTCTGAAACGCCCGAGGCTGCGGCTTTAATCGAAGCCTTCAAAGCAACGCTACAAGGCGAAGCGCGTTCGGTGGTCACCGCCCTTCCTGACACGGGCGTTGCCCTGCTGCGATTTGTCATGGATGCACGCGGAGACGTACTGTTCGCCAGCGAACTGTTAGAGACAGAGGACATTGTGCCCATGCGTCGTGTCGCACGGAGTTCTGCTCATGGCACGCTGCACGTACTTACACAGGGACGCATATTTGTGGAGCACATGGAACCAGCAATTTCGGAACGTGACATGACAGACGACACACTGCACACGGAGGCGCGATGAGCCGGAGAGTTGCAGCGCTGGTGCTGGCGGCAGGCGCATCCGAACGATTGGGACAACCGAAGCAGCTTGTGCAGTATCAAGGCGAATGCCTGATGGACCGCGCGATTCGCATGGCGCATGAAGCGGGCGCCTCGCCTGTCTTCGTCGTGCTCGGCGCGGGTTATGAGGCGTTTCTGGAAGGGTTGCAGAGCAATCCTTATGAGCCACGCATTCTGATTAACAAGGCGTGGAAACGCGGTATGTCCACTTCCATTGCGCTGGGTGCCGCTGCAGCGGAACGTGTGGACGCGGACGATCTGCTGGTGCTGACCTGCGACCAGGTGACGGTAACCGCAGAACATCTGCGACGGTTGATGGAAGCTTCACATCGCGAACACGTGGTCGCTTCACATTATTACGAACGACGTGGCATTCCTGCGCTCTTCCCCGAGTTCAGCTTTCACGCATTGCAGGAACTGACTGGCGACACGGGAGCGCGCGAGTTATTGCAGGATGACGCCGTTTTAACCGTCCCGCTGCGTGGTGGTGAATTCGACGTGGATACACCAGCAGATCTTGAACGTCTGCAGGCAATGGAAGCAGACCACTCACACGTTCCCAGCACAATCATGTCGCTGGAGTAATCCAGCGATCTATGGTCTTTGCAGAATATATATTCTGCGCTGGAACGGCGGTAACCAGGCTGTATAGTCCTGTGGCTGTTCATCAGAAAGCACAAGGCATGCGGGCTCACCCGGCGTGAGTGATCCCTCCGTTTCGCTTGCAGACAAGAAATAATGCGGGTGCAATGCAGGTGTATGCGGATTCAGAATTTCGCGGCATCCGTGCGGCAGATCGGGCAACGACCACGGGCGAGTATCGACCTCCGCGGGGTAATGCACACGCGGATCAATCACCGCACCTGCGCGATCGATCTGCGCCATGCCGTCCATCTGATAGCCCGCTTCAATCTGCAAACGATCAACGCCCTGCGACTGCAATCGCTGCACCACCTCCACACGTGCACGATGCATGGCGATCCAATCGTGTGTTCCTGTAATCGCAAAGAATGCAAACAGGCCGAGCAGAACATAACTGATTGCAGGAAGACGAGGTCCAATGCGCTCCTGCGTTAGGCGCAATAGAAACAGGATTCCAAACGCGATGGGCGGCAACAGGTAACGATCAATGACAATGCCCCACATGGCGCGCGGACACAGAAGCACGAAATAAGTCGCAAGGAATGGCACGATCAGAATGAGAAGCGGATGCCATGCAATGACTTCATTCTGTTTCGGCTCCTTAGGCCTGTTGCTCGCCACAGCAAACGCAAACCACAGTGCAAACGCAACAACGGTGAACGATAGGAGTACGCGTCCCCATGGCGCAAGTGGCGATGGCTCGATGCCGAGAGTCCATGCATTGCGATAGCCGAGCATCCCAATCTTGTCGAGAATGTCTCCTGTCCACGGTGCCCAGCCCCCCTCCACGGCATGCGCAGCAAGGAAGCGAACAACAAGTGTCACTACTACCGTACAGACCGCAACGATGGCGACCTGCGCTGCACGTAATCGCTTCGCGGTCCATGCTGCGAGCAATGGAACGAGCATGAATAACAGACAGAAAATCGCCGCCGTCATGTTGCCCAAGAGCTCACGGAATGATTTGCCGCTGACAGCGCCCTGAATGATTCCTTCCGGAACGGAAAGAGGCTGGTGGGCAAACCATCGCATGCTGCCGAGCATGACGGCTGCGGAGAGCAGCCAAAGAGCAACAGCGGTGGGAACAACACCTCGCTTGCGACGCAGCAGCCACGCTGCGGAAGGCGCCATGACTAGAGGCGACATCCATGCAATCTGTCGCGCCGTAGACCCGACGATGCTCAACAGGCTCGCTGCAATCAGCCAGCCCAACACATGCCTGTCTTCGTCCG is a genomic window containing:
- a CDS encoding NTP transferase domain-containing protein, translated to MSRRVAALVLAAGASERLGQPKQLVQYQGECLMDRAIRMAHEAGASPVFVVLGAGYEAFLEGLQSNPYEPRILINKAWKRGMSTSIALGAAAAERVDADDLLVLTCDQVTVTAEHLRRLMEASHREHVVASHYYERRGIPALFPEFSFHALQELTGDTGARELLQDDAVLTVPLRGGEFDVDTPADLERLQAMEADHSHVPSTIMSLE
- a CDS encoding glycoside hydrolase family 125 protein, producing the protein MVSHVDRRSFLRNSATLAAGAPFIAKTDLLAQYTKRDLTQRPAESERLFRSQAVEDAIVSVSRGIADPQLRTIFANCLPNTLDTTVFPGTRDGKPDTFVITGDIDALWLRDSSAQMHPYLQFAKSDAKLATVIEGLIHRHAMCILLDPYANAFRRNPTDKPLDWAVQDATDHKPGVGERKWEVDSLCYPIRLAHGYWKSTGSTAAFDTEWIAAMQLVVKTFREQQRLHDRGPYHFQRRAENPTDSVILSGYGAPTKPNGMLHSIFRPSDDACTYPLFVPANLFAVTALNMLAEIAKAIGNTQLANDAASLSGEVAVATKAYGQLKHARFGEMYAYEVDGFGNVNWMDDANAPGLLSIAYLTGISVKQPEYRNTRAFSLSNSNPYFFKGSAAEGVGGPHVGMDYIWPMSITMRALTSTEDAEILSCLKMLRNSTAGTNFMHEAFHKDDPAKFTRPWFAWANTLFGELVLKIHTERPALLRQSFAQKTTAA
- a CDS encoding glycosyltransferase family 39 protein, with the translated sequence MERWDGLFCALLWLIAALLTRPFVESGLIDDFSYVKSAFVFADTHRLAYNGWATATIGWQIAWGGIFAHLFGHTYTAVRLANFVTSFATVWIAQAALRRSGLSRRNAAIGALALALCPLFLPMSVSFMSDISGLFSILVCYYCCLRALQSDEDRHVLGWLIAASLLSIVGSTARQIAWMSPLVMAPSAAWLLRRKRGVVPTAVALWLLSAAVMLGSMRWFAHQPLSVPEGIIQGAVSGKSFRELLGNMTAAIFCLLFMLVPLLAAWTAKRLRAAQVAIVAVCTVVVTLVVRFLAAHAVEGGWAPWTGDILDKIGMLGYRNAWTLGIEPSPLAPWGRVLLSFTVVAFALWFAFAVASNRPKEPKQNEVIAWHPLLILIVPFLATYFVLLCPRAMWGIVIDRYLLPPIAFGILFLLRLTQERIGPRLPAISYVLLGLFAFFAITGTHDWIAMHRARVEVVQRLQSQGVDRLQIEAGYQMDGMAQIDRAGAVIDPRVHYPAEVDTRPWSLPDLPHGCREILNPHTPALHPHYFLSASETEGSLTPGEPACLVLSDEQPQDYTAWLPPFQRRIYILQRP